From the Trifolium pratense cultivar HEN17-A07 linkage group LG4, ARS_RC_1.1, whole genome shotgun sequence genome, the window ATTTAATAGGGACCCTCATGCGCTTCCATGCGCCGCAGCTGCGACTGCGCGTGGATGACGCACACTGTTCATCTCCACTTTCACCCATTTCAGCATTCGCGGGTCACGCGACCCGGTTTACCGGCCCGGTTCGTTCTCTCTTGTTTCTCAATGGGAGTCGACGAAccttataccgttttgatcgttGTTCGATTTTAGAGAGATACCTTATGTTAGTTTCAAAAATCGGCAATCGAATCACTCGTAAAAAGAGGTCAAGATATCTCTTTAAATTTGAATATGACAACACATAAAATGACACCACCGCCATTAGGATTATAACACGTGTAAACCAAATCTAATGGTTGTGAAAGCCTTATGCACCGTGCATAAGAAAATgtcttatgcaccataactttTGACCACTCTCCACTTATATAAGTGAGACATAATGGGCCAATAAAATTGGACTTTTCTCCACATAGGAAGGGAGCCCAAACCCAACAGTAATAATGTAACTTGATATTAGTAAATTCCATCGGTGTTTTGTTTTCTATGCCTTAATTAATTTCTGTTTTTCCcgtttctcttttatttattgaTCATCATCATAAGTTTTCCATAAAATAGAACTTCAAGACTCTTTAATTTCGATACTGCATTAACTGAAATTATTTAGAAACATTTCATGacattctttatttttatattttattcctTGTTTCTATTTATGTAAAAAGTGTTTCAATTCTTGAGATCATTTTCTCTTATTAGGTTTTTAATACTATAAATTCCGTGGACATCTATGATAACCTTTAAAAAGGGGatacaatttatacaaatagAAGTATTTATGAATGTCTTATGAAAACAATGGTGTTATTTTTAGGATATGAGAAGACATATGGAGAACACCATATTTTGCTCAGTATAGCTTTCCGGAGGAGGGGTTTTTGGCATACAATATTGTCTAGGCAGGCAAGTGCACCACTCTCATCTTTTTATATAATCTCAAACATTGGCCAACTTTCTTTTATTTGACAAAGCCAGGTATTTGATATATGTTCATAAATGCATATTTCTGATATCTTCTTTACGGGAGACTTGAAACCATATTCTCATTGTCGtcactaacaaaaaaaaaaatagtcacatTCTGCATGTTTACGGTTGTTCAACCAAAGTGGTATTAACCTGAGAACATGTATAGGTGAAACAACGTGCCAACATGAGTTATCCTATTTTGATTTAGTATTAGCATCTTCAATTGTAATAAGGTGATTTTAGTATGCGAAACCATATTTCACTATCTAAGTGTTAACCCGCCAGATAATAAAAAGAATAGTAAGTAATATAATGCCAAATTACCAAGCAATAGTATGGGAGAGGGATTTCAAATACTTAACCTAGTTTTCTCTTATAAtctcttttaatattttatttcctgTTCTGAATCAAAACGTTTTTCAAACTAAAAAAGTGAATCAAAACTATCTAAATTCATAAACAAAACTAATCGTTTTGGCACGACCCTTATGGAGACGAACTCATTCAATTGAGAATTTATTACTAGATGACAGACTGATCCACTTGTCAGGCCGTAGTCATGTCCTCTCCTGAGACACTAGttaatgtaacaaaaaatacataatttgcaataaaaatatgctaaataatttttttatttttagttttcttaactagtgcctcaggcactagttagcattaaTTTTGCTACAATAAAATAATCTGGAAGCTTGTGTagtttatttcaaaatataaaaaataaaaatcaatacaaaaattacctttttaatttccttaactagtgtttTTGTTGCATCAGCatgacccataaaaaaaatggagaatatggcacatgttaacaagataaatgtgaaaaaaatttattgaacttgtggtgtatattcaaattatttaaacattaaattctttgtattattaaatgctatatttctacttttagatgacttaacatgtgcccttatgaCACAAGTTAACCCGactcaaaaaatatataacgaagattaataaaaaaagaataatgaaGATTGTAATGTGTGAGATATTTATTAAGGTTAAATGGTGAATTGTTTGAGCCAAAAGCATAAACAAATAGACATTTAACattaattacaattttataAATGTCTTTTGGCAATTGATAATCGCTAAAAACTATTTTCTGAAGTTTGCAAAGCACGGAATTTCTATTTATAAAGCAGTAagccaaattttatttatcacaTGCATATAAGGATAAATATGGCTCAAATTCTTATGATTGTTTATGCTTTgataatttttctttctctatttcttGTTGTAATCAGTGGTGGTATGTCATTTTTCAcacaaatttcatattttctaATTATTTAATCTTACATAATATAACATCAAATTTTACTAaccttccttttttttttttagacaatTCAATAGTTGACATGCCCTGCGTTTCAGATGAAGATTGTCCAAAAAAGACTTCCATGATTATGAAGTGCGTccaaaataaatgtattttcatttttcagtaacaattaagtttaaaaataattatccttcaaaaaaaaaagtttaaaaataattatgttactTTTAAGcgtgtaattttatttatatccaAAATAAGTGTATGTTTGTGTTGTGATGTtgtaacaattaaaattaaaaataattatgttaccTCTCTAAGCGTATAATGTTTGTACTTTCATAATTAACttcaaaaattgatttatgtatATGCCGACATTTCAATGTTTATGACATTCTCAAAAGCATGTTATTATATCATGAAAATATTcttaacttttttgttttttgggatTGAAAATATTCTTAACTTTGTTTGCAATATTCTTAACTTTGTTTGCTCTTGGAAGATATCACAAACAacatttttcaatgaatttagtAGGACTTCTGCAATCCTTCAAGAATTATCATATTGACGAGTTATGGttattgttaagaagtctcaatccttaccttacaagtcggttttgtaaggatgagttagacccaatactcaattctaagatggtatcaaagcCTCTTCAAaatccgttgggccacccgatatcgggccacctaccatttatatccacgtaccaagcccaatagcgctggacgcgatggcgtgtgttaagaagtctcacattggttgtAGATGTGATATGGCTTGGAATGAGTATATAAGTAGAggtaatatttatctttttgtaGAGTCGAGTTAGGTCCGACTCTCCATTCTAAGATTGTACCAGAATCTCTCCAAAATCTGTTGAGCCATTTGCTATCAGATTTTTCGAACCACCTACCATTCATTTCCACAAACTAAGTCCAATAGTACCGGACGTGAGGGGAttttaagaagtctcacatcgaatgTGACATGACTTTTACATGGGTTTACAACTTTATAAGTAAAGACAATATTCActttacaagccgattttgtagtCTAGAGTTAGACCCGACTTTCCATTCTAAGAAGAGCTACGAAGATAAACGATGTATACTTTTGAGACTATATTAAAAgattaatgtatctaaaaaatgaattttttcttatattaaatgAATGAAGTATAATGCACGAATtctaaatattatcatatttgttttcttaacatACGTCTAATTTGAATACTGCTATTAAAATACACAAGTTTTACATAAAGAAGAGATATTGTAATTAGATATTCTAACATGGGCAAGTTCTAACATGTACaagtgcaccatatggtgcacgGTGCACAAATTAACGTTTTTATTAtatcgaatacgaattttacaaaatttaccgttggattgaaagcttatatcatatagatcattcataaaaaaatttaaaaatcatttgatatgttattgagactcgtaaagattaacggtatttaataaaaatttataaaccgttaattttgacgggtctcaataacatatcaaatgattttcaattttttcaaaaaaaaattatggatgatctatatgatataaactttcaatctaatgatagattttataaaattcatattcgttataatgaaaTCGCTAACTTGTGCATcgtgcaccatatggtgcacttgtgcatgttagccaAAACCttctaacaaaaattatagaGATTAATCTGTGCACGAAAATTTCATAGAAAGAAAGGTCTAGAAGgataagtttgatttttatttgggGTTGACTTTGATTCTGAcctcaaaatatatttatttatagtggGGGTTGACCAAACATTTCTATTCTAATTATGTCTTTCTACTTGTCCTGTTCTGTGCGTTGTATTCTAATAATTATGTGTTGGATTGCCAGAAAACCCACCAAACGTAATATCTACTGCATATTCCCTATGCTTTAACCAACATGTGGGTTTGTGAAATTTATACATATAAACCTACcaatatgaagaaaaataggaattgaatttttttttcatgacaGTATCCGGCCAACTAGACCATTTAATTTGTTTCGGGATCAAATTGTTTCAGCTACTTCCGATTACAATTGCCGGGATTGAACTGCAGTCTTTCCTACTAAATTCAACGTTAATcatcactaaaccaactaatgaTCGGATAAAATTGTTTAAATTTATAGTAGCGAATCTGTCTCAGAATAATAGTGTCCTCAAAAAAGAGATAAAGTACAAAGTATAGACACTAACAGAGGATAATAAGACATTGCTCTTAAGTATGGCCACTTTGGGTCCCTTTGCTTCAAGTCCATTAGATTCAACTGATGCATATAATACATAATGCATTCAATTGGGACCAACCATGCCCACTTTGTTCTGTTtcacttgtttttattttatttgaatttacttttttgactaaataaattttattgatcCTTTAAGgctaatgatgatgatgttttaTTGGTGAGTGAATTCCAtcctttttaaaatagaaaataatttagTGAATTGCACTGTATAAAACCGAGTTTGATTTTTAGTGAGAATAATTTTTGaccaaattttaattatatcgTCATCGGACTTTGGATATTACCAAGTAACCTTTTCTCCGGGAACCAcgtgttaataaaaaaaatagaaaacaattttGCTTAAAGATGATAGAAATAGTTCATTGTGGATAGTGAAATTGAATACATGAAATTATATATGCATAGAGCTAACctacttgggttggtgcattggtattgacttgggacttggaagtgtgctcctcttgagatctgaggttcgattctctatggcgccaatttgggtgggctaatttagcttcttcaaaaaaaaaaaatgcatagaGCTAATGAATATTGTCCCATAAACATAGTTCTGTTAATTAACGCGGACATCGCATGTTATTGCATAActtgaaagaaaagaaaaaaaaactaatgaatGATGAACAATGGATATGAACAACCACCTACTAACCTCTATTTAATTTGTGACTGTTACAATAATAAATAATCAGGTAGTTAATCATTCATATGCTGTCAATGTACTATAAAATATCATGTATTTATTTACGtcgtaaaataaaaatgaacttAACTTTTCACTTTAATTACGAGTACTTTTTGTTTAAGGTCCATAACAAAATGAAAGAGggtgaaaaatataattttgaataattaaaattgaattataaaacaTCTAATAATGATGGAACTATCATCTTAACAATACCTAGTTGAAAATTATTATCACTACTACCAACAAAACTACCATCCCTACAAATGTGACTTTGACCCTTACAAAATTTCCCACTAATTCCATCTTTCACATTACTTTTCACCAACTCATCATTAGATGAACCTATCTCTAACCCACAATTGCAAAAAACATCAACTTCATTTTCTCTAATTGTGATCCAATTATCATCATGATTATCATGCCACCTTGCTAAACAAGGTTCCCCAGCTAATCTTTTGATCCTATCATCAACAATAGAATTCTCTAACTTAAGGCTTTGTGATTCTTCCATAGAACACCAAAAGCCTTGTTCAAGAATACTAGTTGGTGAAATTGAATTAGATTCCACAACTTGCTTAGAATTGGAACATAACTCTTTAAGAAATGGATGACTCAAAAGTTGACTAGCTGAAAACCTCTCTTTTGGATTCCTTCTTAAGCATTTTTCTATAAAGTCCTTTGCTTGATGAGATAAAAAACATGGAATTTTAGGACCATAATTTGAATATGCTATAtgataaagtgttgaaattgGGTCATCTACATTAGGCCATGGTGAAGAACCAGTTGCCATTTCAATCATAGTGCAACCAAGTGACCAAATATCACTAGGATATCCTTGTTCTTCACCGCGTGCTACCTCCGGCGCCATAAAAATTGGGGTGCCACGGATTGGCGCCGCGGCTTCATTTATACTCTTAGCGCAACCAAGGTCTCCAATTTTGGCTCCATCTTCTCCAATCAAGATGTTCGCGCCCTTAATGTCACAATGCACCAACCCTTTTGAATGCAAATAATCTAACCCTTTTAATATTTGCCTTGTATAGCACACGATGGTATGCTCATTGAGCAGTCCACCGTGCTGACTAAGCGTGCCAAATGGCATGTACTCCATGAATATATTGTACATGAGCTTATTGTTCTCCATGGTAATGTCATAACCTTTATAAGTAACAACATAAGGATTAGGATAACATAGAGAAGATAGAATATTTTGCTCTCTCTTTAGTGGCTCACAACATGAAAGCTCCGATGACTTCACGGCACATATGTCGCCGTTAAGTGTGGCAAGGGAGACGGTGGCGGTTGAGCCATATCCTATGATGTGGCCTCTCTTCCACTCCATGTTTCTAAATTGGAACAAAGCTATGTTGTTGAAAGTTGAGTTTGAGTTTGTTATTGTGTCTATTTATATGTGTAGTTTTTTTTGGTggtgatatttttatatacctaattgagtaattaaataattgtgacaaaattgagtttgatgAGGCTTTGAAGGATGGTTTTATGAAAAGTGTCCTTTTTAATTGGGTTGGCTACTTAATTTGGTTGGCGTTCACTCTCTATCTATTCTCCTATCTCTTAAGTTGTCAATTATTTCAACAAAGAGTCTATAGTCAATGATGTGTCCAAATTTGGGTGGTTTCACATTTTTCGTCGGCAATGACTTGGTACTTAACACGTGGGAATggttttcattttatacttttcaAGTTTAAGAGCTCATGTGTCAAATGAAATGAATTCCAACTTGCTCCGTATTATTTTTACGGTAGTTAGTGACTAAATGTagaaaaattaaagaatttAGAGTTTAAATTTCGACCCTCGATAATCTTTCATGGTAGATATATACCAGTAAAGCTAGTTTCTGGGGTCGAACATGCTTCATTTATGCGcgtaataaatataaaaaatattttaatagatAGGCAATATCAACCAATCGTTAATcgatttagtggtgattgatgttgaatttggtagggaggatcaaaGTTCGATCTCTCAATACTGTGATCGAGAGAGGGTTGAAatcacttaatgtcagaacCGACCTCTAAATCAGATTAGGCGGTCCAATACTGATAGtgaaaatcaaaaaataaaaaagaaaaataggtAGCATTAATGGATCTCATTATTCTTTGAGTTATATCACTTTTTCATAAAATAGACTGTAAATAAAGAGTAGATAAatgaacaaattcaaactaaaaTATGTAATTAAACTAGAATTCTGAGTTTAGATGGTAAATTAAAGGGAAATAGGGGTTAGAGTTTGGATGAGGTAGATGAGATGGCAATCAAGAATTAGATTGCTTGTTTTGTATTATAGTTAGTTGTTATAATTAGTTAAATTATGTTTGAGAAATTAATATTTGAGGGGTGGATGGGTCAAGATGAATCGGGTGGTGGATTGAAGTGTTGAACCACCAAAACGGTTGGACTTTAGTAGGAGTATTTTGATTTGAAGTTAGTATTTTTTGGTAGGGGGTTGAATTGTATTAATTTTAAGGTGTGAACATGTAATTAATATTGCCAAATTATAAGTCGTATATGAGACATTAAGGTAAGGAATTGTACAAGTCAACTGGTGCAGGTGATTTTGGTAGATAAACCGCACTCGAGAGATAAAATTACTGTTTTTgtcatttctattttttttttttaagaagccaaaatgatatatattaacacaaacagcctccccagcacaagacgtgtcGAGGTAGACTGCGGAAGTTTACAAAAGAGTCACAAAGATACAAAACAAGCAAATCATTTTATACTATAATCTTTCTAGAAAATGGCTCAAAGATGtagttgaagttttttttttcaagaaattaaCACAATATTTTATTGTCCACAAATTCTAACTCAAGCGACAAATGTTGTATAGTACTAAAATGTTGTGGACAATAAAATGACCGGCGTAGGTGAAATAAATGgcgcattttttttttcaagaaattaaCACAACATGACCAACGTTCGAGTTCCGGTTACTCCACTTTGTATGTATGAGTTTttaatgactttgtcatttcgtttatcaacaaaaaaaaacacaacaattTATTTACCAAAGATTAAAATAGCACAAACATTTGTTTCCATGAACATAATTTAATTGATAAGAGATAtctcattttatatataggatTGAGGTTCGAATCCTAAATCTTCTATTTATTCATCTCAAGAGGTGAATATTTCTAGTCATTTgactatttaataaaaaaaaatagtacaatatTTAATGGATTTCTCTATTCATGAATTTCACTAATCTTTGTTTGACATGGTCTTAGTTAAGGAaacttcacaacttttcaatTATTTGACAAACACTTTTTCAAAAATGTTAAATCTGAATTAGAGGTGAAATGAGCTTAGTTGTCTTTTCTAATTTAATCTATAatagtttatatttaattagtcACGATTTTAGACATTTCTCATAAAATAGGTCGGACTGATCCATTAGTCCACATGGTTATATGAGGTCGGATCAGACTTTTTAATGCgtaattcaataataattggGTTGGACTAGTATGACCTATATATATAGTCTGACCGACCAgacctatatatataattgggTTGGACCAGACCATTTAACAACTCTATAATCTTAATTCATACTTCTTCAACGGAACAACTAGTAACAAATGGAAATAATAACGAAAACAAATGataataaaaacacaaaaaatacgTCTTCAACGGTAGAATTTGCTACATCACGTTTCTATTAGGTAAATGAGTGAATTGAGATTTCAATGTTACAAGCggtatttataattataattcggtccagataacaacaacaaataccGTTGAACCGTACCCAACCTTCTGGCCCGCTCTCTGCCTCTTTTTTTcatcttgaaaaaaaataaaactattttaagcttattatttttttattgggtTTCTTAATATTTGCCCTTaaagcatccacaatggagatactaatttttgagtacttaactggaCCTCAcatgtacacatcactcatttataatattttaataatagtacctaataagtactcaatccctccaacccaacttctcttaaaaagttctaattaGGCCCTACCAATAACACATTtcaccaataactatacataattataaatgggacccacaaaaacaaaataggtacaaatgcttattgtagaactagtacctattaggtactcaaatgGATATTGCTctaatggtagtacctaataagtaccatgagttcctaataggtactacaccattggagatgatcttaggacacatgttaactttctcctataataaataaataatcataaaGCACATACTGTTTTTCATTACATATATAAAATGACGAGTCATTGAAAATCAAAAACACAAATTGTAAAGATTGGAGTTCAAACTATGATCATAACATTTGACCTAACCATGTCGACATTTCTATCAATTGAACAAAAACCATTTATCGATTAAGCATTTAATTCATTTCGATAGGATTCGGCAAGTGACTTTGGCCCAGACAGAGTAGGGGATGAAGATGTTCCTGTATTCATCCTACATATATGCGATGTCTGTGATTTTAAACTGATACACTTCATCCCCTTACATTGGTTTAATTTAGTGAAATTTCTTGGGGAACACATTGTCGGCTATTTTATGGGAGACTAACAAAATTTCAATGCTCATAAGTCTTAAGACACAACTAGCAACGATCGACTTAATATAAGGAACGGTTACTAAATCGATTAGGACAGTTCAAGGTTCCAATCTTACCTAAGATAGTAGCATTCATGACATTGGAAGTCCATAAAGAAtgaacttaatttattttctctatggtTAGCGAATTGGTGTTAGAGAAGTTGGTTGGAGTAATCAGTAATGTTGCAATTTATTGGTTGAAATGCTTAATCAGTTTTTGGGCGAGTCATGCAGAGTCAATTTTTGGTTTGTGTaatgaaaatataaaagtggcttTCATCACACGTAAGTCACGTGGTCCTCTTTCCTACCTTGTATTTTTGTgaagaaaagttttttttttcaaaattgaatttaggtcCAATCTAACCACCATGAAAGAACAGAACTTGTGTGAAAATTTAAACAACACgtgttttatatgtatatgtgtGTATATAATATACACACGTGTGAACATGAAGGTGCTACGTATAATGGGTATTGAAACTAATGGCTGATTCAGGAGGGGCACAAAATAGGtctacaaaaatattttaaataaaccgatattttaaatatattattcaaaaatttaagaGTTAATCTATATCTtcgggtgtggttatggtgcataagagTTAATCTATATCTTCAAGAATAGGGGAAATAATATGAGTAATTTTGCATATCAAAAGATTGtactctacttttttttttctcttctc encodes:
- the LOC123920324 gene encoding mitogen-activated protein kinase kinase kinase 18-like, whose amino-acid sequence is MEWKRGHIIGYGSTATVSLATLNGDICAVKSSELSCCEPLKREQNILSSLCYPNPYVVTYKGYDITMENNKLMYNIFMEYMPFGTLSQHGGLLNEHTIVCYTRQILKGLDYLHSKGLVHCDIKGANILIGEDGAKIGDLGCAKSINEAAAPIRGTPIFMAPEVARGEEQGYPSDIWSLGCTMIEMATGSSPWPNVDDPISTLYHIAYSNYGPKIPCFLSHQAKDFIEKCLRRNPKERFSASQLLSHPFLKELCSNSKQVVESNSISPTSILEQGFWCSMEESQSLKLENSIVDDRIKRLAGEPCLARWHDNHDDNWITIRENEVDVFCNCGLEIGSSNDELVKSNVKDGISGKFCKGQSHICRDGSFVGSSDNNFQLGIVKMIVPSLLDVL